One genomic segment of Microtus ochrogaster isolate Prairie Vole_2 linkage group LG8, MicOch1.0, whole genome shotgun sequence includes these proteins:
- the Znf217 gene encoding zinc finger protein 217: MPTQSLLVYMDGPEVIGSSLGTQMEVDDAVSIKGPAVVPFRAAQERSMTPAEGHMPLDCMFCSQAFSHAEDLNQHVLLQHRPTLCEPAVLRVEAEYLSPLDKGQVPTEPPKEKNCKDNEELSCDVCGQTFPGAFDVESHMKKHKDSFTYGCSMCGRRFKEPWFLKNHMRTHNGKSGTRSKLQQGLESPVTINEVVQAHVAGNISTPYKICMVCGFLFPNKQSLIEHSKVHAKETTSSASSTAPDAQQEGPTSPREELLQFLNLRPRSHPETTVKPITCIPQLDPFTTYQAWQLATKGKVAIAQEEVKESGQEGSTDNDDSCSEKEELGEIWIGGKSEGSAKSKTNRSSCPGLSQDREKPRHANSEVPSGDGDPKLPSSKEKPTHCSECSKAFRTYHQLVLHSRVHKKDRRADAPSPTMSVDGRQPGTCSPDLASTLEDSGAVDREGGSEDGSEDGLPEGLHLDKNDDGGKAKPPPSSRECSYCGKFFRSNYYLNIHLRTHTGEKPYKCEFCEYAAAQKTSLRYHLERHHKDKQLVDAAAEAKSEGRSQETQEALRTADNAHTKNLKRFLDGAKDVKGSLPAKQLKETPSVFQSVLSPAHKDTQDFHKNAVDDGEKVRKSPAPAYLDVPKRRAAGEPQASGPAYKLEAGGPLAWEASRREKTEWEADGRYKPGADCQDRPLNLSLGALHPSPAISLSKCLIPSTACPFCTFKTFYPEVLLMHQRLEHRYYPDTHKNCSSKSVLRSRRTGCPPALLGKDVPPLSGLHKPKVKPAFSSQAKSLHPEKVRQGTSGPSKAPQTSGPDNSTLAPSNLKSHRSQPTGGLGATRQQQSELFPKGGISAAMDKVKRPEPKLKALPAAASQTPLSSSNGNGSMEYPMKVDSPWVPQGRDYYCHRNAGSATAEFSEPLPKRLKSNVVALDTEHPGPNGRRGFELRKYPVVRNITSLLPEPVCPSSVLSPKACFLSPGEVESPSVLTMQKPYSASGPLYTCGPVGHTGTSPALEGKRPVSYQHLSNSMLQKRGYENCIGNTHYRPNDKKT, encoded by the exons ATGCCTACTCAATCGCTCCTCGTGTACATGGACGGGCCGGAAGTCATTGGCAGCTCTCTCGGCACCCAGATGGAGGTGGATGACGCTGTGTCCATCAAAGGGCCAGCTGTAGTCCCCTTCCGAGCCGCACAGGAGAGGAGCATGACCCCAGCTGAAGGGCACATGCCCCTGGACTGCATGTTCTGTAGCCAGGCCTTTTCCCACGCAGAAGACCTCAATCAACACGTGCTCCTGCAGCACCGGCCCACCCTCTGTGAGCCAGCCGTCCTGCGTGTGGAGGCCGAGTATCTAAGTCCTCTTGATAAGGGTCAGGTACCGACAGAACCCCCGAAGGAGAAGAACTGCAAAGACAATGAAGAACTGAGCTGTGACGTGTGTGGGCAGACATTCCCAGGGGCCTTCGATGTTGAGAGCCATATGAAGAAACATAAAGACTCCTTCACATACGGGTGCAGCATGTGCGGGAGACGGTTTAAGGAGCCGTGGTTTCTGAAGAACCACATGCGGACACACAATGGCAAATCTGGCACCAGGAGCAAGTTGCAGCAGGGCCTGGAAAGTCCTGTCACCATCAATGAAGTGGTTCAGGCACATGTAGCTGGGAACATCTCCACTCCCTACAAGATCTGCATGGTTTGTGGCTTCCTCTTCCCGAATAAGCAGAGCCTCATTGAGCACAGTAAGGTTCATGCCAAAGAGACCACCTCCAGTGCCAGTAGCACAGCCCCTGATGCCCAACAAGAGGGACCCACATCCCCCAGAGAAGAGCTGCTGCAGTTTTTGAACTTGAGACCCAGATCCCACCCAGAGACTACAGTGAAGCCCATCACCTGTATACCTCAGCTTGACCCGTTCACCACCTACCAGGCATGGCAACTGGCCACCAAAGGAAAAGTGGCCATTGCCCAGGAAGAGGTGAAAGAGTCAGGCCAAGAAGGAAGCACGGACAATGACGATTCATGTTCAGAGAAAGAGGAACTTGGAGAAATTTGGATTGGGGGTAAGTCGGAAGGTTCTGCAAAGTCCAAAACAAATAGAAGCAGTTGTCCAGGTCTCTCACAAGACAGAGAGAAACCTAGACATGCCAACAGTGAAGTGCCTTCTGGGGATGGTGACCCCAAGTTGCCCAGCAGCAAGGAGAAGCCCACACACTGCTCCGAGTGCAGTAAAGCCTTCAGGACCTACCACCAGCTTGTCTTGCACTCCAGAGTGCACAAGAAGGACAGGAGGGCTGATGCCCCATCGCCCACCATGTCTGTGGATGGAAGACAGCCTGGGACTTGCTCCCCAGACCTCGCTAGCACGCTGGAAGACAGTGGGGCCGTGGACCGAGAAGGGGGCTCTGAAGATGGGTCTGAGGATGGGCTCCCTGAAGGGCTCCATTTGG ATAAAAATGATGATGGAGGAAAAGCAAAGCCCCCCCCGTCCTCGAGAGAGTGTAGTTACTGTGGCAAGTTTTTCCGTTCAAACTATTACCTCAATATTCATCTCAGAACGCATACAG GTGAGAAGCCGTACAAATGTGAGTTCTGTGAGTATGCAGCAGCCCAGAAGACCTCTCTGAGGTACCACCTGGAGAGACATCACAAGGACAAGCAGCTGGTGGATGCTGCGGCCGAGGCTAAAAGTGAAGGCCGGAGCCAGGAGACACAGGAAGCATTACGAACCGCTGACAATGCGCACACCAAAAATTTGAAACGATTTCTTGATGGTGCCAAAGATGTTAAGGGCAGCCTGCCTGCCAAGCAGCTTAAGGAGACACCTTCTGTCTTCCAGAGTGTTCTCTCACCAGCACACAAGGATACTCAGGATTTCCATAAAAATGCAGTTGATGACGGCGAGAAAGTGCGAAAGAGTCCTGCTCCTGCTTATCTGGACGTGCCGAAAAGGAGAGCAGCTGGCGAACCTCAGGCCAGTGGCCCTGCCTATAAACTCGAAGCGGGTGGACCCCTGGCCTGGGAAGCTAGCCGTAGGGAGAAGACGGAGTGGGAGGCCGACGGCAGGTACAAGCCCGGTGCTGACTGCCAGGACAGGCCTTTGAATCTGTCCCTTGGGGCACTCCACCCCTCTCCTGCTATATCTCTGAGCAAGTGTCTCATTCCCAGCACCGCCTGCCCCTTTTGTACCTTTAAGACCTTTTATCCGGAAGTTCTGTTGATGCACCAGAGACTGGAGCACAGGTACTACCCTGACACCCACAAGAACTGCAGTAGCAAGTCAGTGCTGAGGAGCCGGCGGACAGGCTGTCCTCCTGCCCTGCTGGGCAAAGATGTGCCTCCCTTATCTGGCCTGCACAAGCCTAAGGTCAAGCCTGCCTTCTCATCACAGGCCAAGTCCCTGCACCCAGAAAAGGTCCGGCAGGGCACTTCGGGACCAAGCAAAGCTCCCCAGACATCAGGGCCAGACAACAGCACTTTAGCCCCAAGTAACCTGAAGTCACACAGGTCACAGCCTACTGGGGGCCTCGGGGCCACCAGGCAGCAGCAGTCAGAGCTGTTTCCCAAAGGTGGCATCTCTGCTGCTATGGATAAGGTGAAAAGACCCGAGCCGAAGCTCAAGGCCCTGCCAGCTGCCGCATCTCAGACCCCACTCAGCAGTAGTAATGGCAACGGTTCCATGGAGTATCCCATGAAGGTTGATAGCCCATGGGTGCCTCAAGGGAGAGACTACTACTGCCATCGGAATGCAGGAAGTGCCACAGCAGAGTTCAGTGAGCCACTTCCCAAAAGGCTCAAATCAAATGTGGTGGCCCTGGATACAGAACATCCTGGGCCCAACGGGAGAAGGGGCTTTGAGCTGCGCAAGTACCCTGTGGTCAGGAACATCACCTCGCTGTTACCAGAACCTGTGTGTCCATCGTCTGTCCTGTCCCCCAAAGCCTGTTTCCTGAGCCCCGGGGAGGTGGAGTCGCCCAGTGTGTTGACCATGCAGAAGCCCTATAGCGCCTCTGGACCTCTGTATACCTGTGGGCCTGTGGGACACACAGGCACCAGCCCAGCCCTCGAAG